The sequence below is a genomic window from Acidobacteriota bacterium.
ATCCTCACGCGTGGGGCCGCTCGGCGGCTCCACGCGGTTCCGACCGCTGAGCCCACGGTTGTTAGCTGTCGTCACCATGTCTTATCGTGGCCAAGTATGTGGTGCCTAAAAACAGCGACTTCTGCCACGGGCTGTTAGGCGGCCATCGGCACTAGCCCAGAAGTCAGCGCCGTTGTCGTGCCGTCTGGCAAGAACGGCTTCGACGTCGGGAATGTACTTCTTGCTCACCACCCTGAACTCCCGTCCATGACTCTGGCGCCATCAACGCTTGCGCTTCAGCCGCGGCGCTTCACGATCGCACCGACCGCCGACGGCTGCAAGCGCTTGTTGGCCTCTCGGTGTTTCTGTGGTTCCGTGAACAGGCATTGGACTTCGTCGGGAATTGGGGTCTTCGCGCGCTCGAATCCTGATTCCTCTCACGGAGTGCTCTTCTGTTGCTTATCCTGCTTCTTCTGGGCCTTTTGCTCTTGTTTGGTTACCTTCTGTTTCTGACCCTTGTTCCTATCCTTTTTCCCACCTTTGTCTCCCATTGTGTGACTCCTTTTCCGTTTGCGTTTATCGTTTCGCTGTGAGGAGTGTAGCCGCACGGCAGATTCTGGCACTGACTGTCTTCATGGTGCTGAAGGCCAACGCCTGCAACTGAGCCGCGCGCGGCCACGACCCCGCGCGCGCCGGCTCCATTCGTCTGTTAGGCCAATCCCATTAATCAAACGGCCGCCCAAAGTAGGTCGAAACCCACAGAGCGATCAGACACATGCTGATCAGCGACTGCCATCCCGCCACCGCCCTCGCCCATCCCACAGCCTTGATATCGAATTCTTGTCTCGCCAGCAGCCGTAGCCAGCGCCCAAAGTCGAACCCCCGAAACCCAATGTTGAAAGCGCTCATAAGGCTGAAAAACATTGACGTGCGCAATAACAACCATTCGTGCCAGAAAAATCGAAGAAACCGTTGCGCGCCCCCCGTTTGCTCGTTGCCAAGAGATAAAATTCTCACCGCGCGTTGTCGCGCCGAGGGGTTTTCGTCGATGCTTGGTCCGTAAACGCGATAAAGTCCTGTCTCGCCGGAGGTATGGATGCAGGCGAAATACAGCAAGGAGCATATGAGCCAAAGCAAAACTCCGAGGCTCAGCGGTCGTCCCGGATTCAGTCCATACTGGCAGGTCCAATCAAAAAACACCGTGCTGAGGATAAAAGAGCCACAGTTCGCCAGATTACTGTCTGACCACCACAGTATCGCGCGCGGAGGACCATTCGGGCCGACAGGCTGTCCGAGCCCATTTAATTGGGGAAGTCTCCTCGAAGTGCACCCCGCCCGAGAGAGTTCCGCCTCTCTTCGTTTCAATGCGTATGAAATCTTCCTTTGCTGTTCCCGGAAGCCTCCGTTTGCAAGTTGCTGGCGGAGCTGAACGAGAGCACTTGGATTGACTTCGTAGGTTAGGTGTTCCAGACCATTTGCTGTCGCAAATCCCAGCAACTCCGGAAGGGACTTGGGCTCAAAATTAGCTCCATCCAGCTTTGCTCCACCAAGAAAGGCGCCGCTTAGCTCTGCATCGCGAAGGTTCGCGCGCCTCAGGTCAGCATAGACGAGATTGGCGTTTCGTAACGAAGCACCCTCCAAGCCTGCTCCGTCTAGATGCGCCGTGGCAAGGTTCGTGCCGTCTAGATGTGCGCCATTTATGAACGCACTGGTCAGGTTCGCCCCCATCAGATTCGCCCCGCTCAGATTCGCGCCTTGCCAGATCATGCTCTCTAGGTCTGCCCAGAGCAGCTTTGCACCCACTAGCTCCTCACTTAGGTACGGTTCACTGTATCGACGAGCTTTCTTAAGAATCTCGTCCAGTTCGGCTCGAGTATGGGTTTTGCCGGCCTTGTCCTCCCAGGTCCACTCTTTATTCTGCTGCGCCTTGGTCGGAGGGACCACCAATAGAAGCAGGAGAATGCCAAAGCCCAGCACTCGACCTATCGCGGCGCTACTCATTCCGTGGCAAGCCATTTGTGTCTCCGGTTGTCACCCATGTGGCCTAACGATCGGCGCTCAGCCGCGAGCCGCACGTGATCGCTGCTTCGGTTTGGCTTTCTGTCGAACGCGACTCGTCGGCTGCAGCGCCTTGTTAGGCCGACTGCCGATGACGGCCTTCGTCTTCGAAAGTCGCACCAATAAACGCAGCGCCTGATTTACGGACGCCGAATCCGGGAAGACCGCCGCAATATCTGGCGCAAGAAACACGACATTGGTGCCGGCTTGATAGGCCTTGTAGTGCTTCCCGCGCACGCCGTGCGAGAAATCGTACTCGGGCCGCATCTCGTCGCTATCCTTTGGCTGGATTTGTGGACTCATAATGCTTGCGCTCTTCGGAGTTCGCTTCACGTGCGTTGATGATCCGAGTTCGACCGGCTCGTTCAGTGTACGCGACCACGATGAGTCGCCGGGCCGTCGAGCTACCAATACTCAGAAACCGTTCCTCGCCGACCGAGTGGTCCGGATCCGGGATGGTCACCTCGAGCGGGTCGCTAAACACGGTCATGGCTTCGGCGAAATCGACCCCGTGTTTCTTGGCGTTTGCAGCGGCCTTGATGGGATCCCACTCGAATTCCACGATTGATTTTACTCCGCATCGAGTTCAGTTGGGGTTCGGCCTAGACGTCCCGCGCTCACCCGCAGGCGCTCACCATCGCGCCCGCGCCGGCTGCAAGCGGTTGTTGGGCTGCCCGTTTGTCGGCGTGGTCCGCAGGGCCCTCACCCGTGCTGCTCGTTCTCGCTGCGGAAGCTGTCGCCGACATCGAGACACCAAGGATAAAGTCACTGGAGACGTTGATCTTCCAGCCGCCATCAAATCAGGGCGTCTTGCGAACAACGCTTGCGGCTTCGTAGAGTGGCTGGCCAATCGGGACGAGGGCTCCTCCGATCGCGCCGCCGGGAAGTCCAATGAAGATGGCGCCAAGTCCCGCAGCCTCGACTGTGCTCGAGGGGCGAGAGGATTGTTTGTCGATGACCACGGTGACGAGGGCGCCGCCCGCCATGCCGATGAGCATCCCATAGATGACGTGACGCTTGCGGACGCCGGCGTATCGGACACGAACGACGTCGGCAGCCTCGATGGCCCGTGGCCCTCCGGGTTGATCGACGCGGATGGAATGCGTATCTATGGCGAGCAGCTTGCCTTCCACATGTGTCGCGTTCACGAGCGTGACGATGACCTTCTCGCCGGCCTTGACCTTGCCGACCAGCGTGTCCCAAGAACGGTTGGGTTCTGCACCGGAGGCGGCGACGGGCTGACTTGTGAGGCGGCCCGGCCGGGCGGCGTTGTGCGTGACCGCAGAGGCCGCGTGCCTGATGGCCTCTTGACTGAAACGCGGTTGGGAAACCGCCAGCATTCCCTCCTGCGCAACCACGCCCACGGTTGACGCCGCCAAGGTTGCGACGAACACGACAAATAGAGTTCGTTTCATGCCGACCTCCCGTCAAGCCGAGGGGCTTCAGTGCTTCCTCGTCCTGGTTCGTTGCCTCCTGTCAGCCCAACGGATAGGGTTTTATCCGCGCGCGATGCCCGTCCGAGATCGAGGCCGTTGTGGTTGCGCGCGGATAAGACCCCGTTGAACTGAGCCGCGTTGGGGGGCGTGCGGCTATGGGGATTGTAAGGCCGGCGACCTTAGACTGTGCAGGATTCTTCGGCCAAGCGCCGTGGGATCGGGGGTTGAGGGTACGCGATCGTGAGGGTGCGGCCGCTGGCGCCGAAGCGGTTCGCGACTACCTGACGCACCTGGCAGTACATCGGCGAGTCTCGGCCAGCACTCAGAACCAGGCGATGTGCGCCATCCTGTTCCTGTGCCGCGAAGTGCTGGGGCTGAACCCGGAGGGGCTCTCGCTCACGCCGAGGGCCAAGCGCGGCCAGCGAGGAAAAGAGGTCGGGCCTATTTTCGCGGTGTGGGCGGCGAAAATCGGTCCGACCCCTTCTTCATCTGGCGGGCGGACCAGGCTCGGGCGAAGTCCAGCCGATCACCCAGCGGTGGATGGGTGTAGAAGAACAGGCGGGCAAACGCGGGTGGATTCTCCTCGGCCAGGTTGCCGGCGCCCAGTCTCTTCATCGCGCTGGTGAACGCGGCCGGGTTTCGCGTGATGTCGAGCGCGAATTGATCCGCCCGGCGCTCGTGCCACCTGGAAATGGCATTCACCAGTGGCAGGGCGAGCACCGACACGCCCATCGCCGTCAGCACGAGTACGGGCAGCCCAGCCACATCGGCAACGCCGCCGAGGCCGAGCCACTCGATCGACCGACGCAAGACCTCGTTGCCAGCCCAGAATCCTAAGCCTACGACCACGGCCTCCAACACGAGCGCCCGCCAGACATCGTGGGACACGTGATGCGACAACTCGTGGGCGAGGATGACCTCAATTTCGTCCTCGGAGTAATCGCCGACCAGCGTGTCCGACAGCAGAATCCTCCGCGTCTGGCCGAACCCGGTCAGCGCCGCATTTGCGCGTGACGTCTTCTGGCTGAGCCGCCATTCATAGATGCCGATGGTTCCCGTGCCGACGCGCTGGACCAGCGCGTTCAGCCGCTCGCTGAGCGAGTCGTTCTGCAGGGGGGTCACCTTGAAAAAGAGAGGGATGAGCACGACCGGCGCCAGCCACGTCAGGATGAGGCTCACGATCACGGCGCCCGCCGTGGTCGCCAGCCACCACCGATCAGGCCAGAGGGTCAGCGCGAGGTAGACGAACCCGGCCGAGAGGCCACCGAACAGGAGGCCGAGCCCGAGTGCCTTCAGATGGTCCCGGCCCCACTCACCCGCCGTCTGCCGCGACAGGCCATATCGCCGTTCGAGGATGAACCCCGTAAAAAAGGCGAGCGGAAACGCGACAGCTTCGTGGGCGAGCGCCACGGTCAGCGCGTAGACCACGGCAATGGCGGGAACGACCAGGAATGCCGGGACGAAGGAAGATTCCAGAACGCCGTGAGCCGTATCGCGGAGCAGCGCAGACCAGCCCGTCGCCAGCAGCAGCGCCAGCAGCAGAACAGACCAACCCGCCGCCGCAATGGCCGCGCGGCGACGGAGCCGATGGAATCGTGTAGCCTTGTCCTCGTTCATGCCCGGCTATTGAGGCGCCGGCTGCCACCGAAGTGGTGTCTGGCGCCCGTGCGGCTGAACGAGGCGAGAGGGAGGAAGATGGCCGATGCCAAAATCCGGTCAGGATCCCGGTCCTAGCCAACGTACCCGTGCAGCCCCTTCAGCGCCTTCAGCCCTTTCAGTCCGTGGCGATCACCTGGCCGATCAAGGTCGGCGCCGACCTTTCCGCCCTCCTTGCCGCCAGCCTCGACCTGCCTCACTCGAACGCCGCCGTTGACGGTTTCCAGCGAAAGCACCGGACCGCCGCCGTTGATCTTGCCGTCAACTTTGCGCCGGTTGCTGTCACTGTCCTTCTCAAACGGCAGATCCGTCACGGAGATACCGCCGTTCACAGACCGCGCCTTCAGCGTGGCTTTCGTCTCAGCCGGCAGCTTCAGCTCGATGCCCCCGTTGGTGGTCTCCAGCGTCACGCCATCCGGCCCCACACTGGTCATCTGGATATCGAGTCCACCGTTGGTCGTGCTGGCATTGACCGTGTTGGCCAGGTCCCGCCCTTTCACCCCGCCATTGGTGGTTTCGGCCTGCAGGCCACCCCTGACGCCAGTGACGTCGATGGTGCCGTTCACATTCTGCAGGTTGACTTTGACGTTCCGCGGCACGCGCAGCGTGTAGACCACCTCAACCGCGTTGCGGCTGCCCGGGTATTTCGCCTGAACGCGCACGCGCGTCTGGCTCGCGTCCGCCTGCATCTCGACCTGCTTGAGCAGTTCGAGGGCGGCCTCCATGGAGGCGCCCCTTGCCGTGATATGGGCTTTGACGTCGACAATGTTGCCATCGACGGCTTCCACGTTGATCTTCCCGCTGGTGTTGACGATTTCAACCGTGCCGGCCGCCCCGCCAAGCGTGAACGTCTTGGCGTAGTCCTTCACGACCCTGAACCGGCCTCCGCCGATCCCGCCTTCCATACTGTTGATGACCACATCACAGGCGGCAAGGCTGGCGGCGGTCGCGATCAGGAACGCGGCTGGCACTATCCGTCGAAACAGGCGCAGGTGCGGCATAAATACCTCCCCACGAACTTTGACGACGACCACCGTCGGGATGTTCCAGATCCCGCCCCGCTCAGTTGAGCTTGACCGAAATCAGCTTCGAGACGCCCGGCTCCTCCATCGTGACCCCGTAGAGCCGGTCGGCAATCTCCATCGTTTTCCGGTTGTGGGTAATCAGGATGAACTGGGTGTCCGCCTGCATGGCCCGCAGCATATCGAGGAACCTGCCGGTATTGGCGTCGTCGAGCGGCGCATCGATCTCGTCGAGCACGCAGAACGGGCTTGGCTTGTACCTGAAGATGGCGAACATGAGCGAGATCGCCGTCAGCGCCTTCTCGCCGCCCGACAGCAACTGCACGTTCTGGAGGCGCTTGCCCGGCGGTTGCGCGATAATCTCGATGCCGCTCTCGAGGATGTCGTCTTCGTCGAGCAGCGTCAGGCCAGCCCGGCCCCCGCTGAACAACGACGCGAACATCTCCTGGAAGTGCAGGTTGATGGCGTCAAACGCCTCGCGGAACCGCTCCCGCGTCGTGTGGTCGATCTTTTTGATGGCCTCACCGGTCGACGCGATCGAATCGACCAGGTCCTTCCTCTGGGTCGTGAGGAAACCGTGCCGTGACTCGAGTTCGTCATACTGCTCGATCGCCATCATGTTGACCGGGCCCAGCTTGTCGATCTTGCGCTTGAGTTCCGTGATGGCGTCTTCGGGCGTCAGCGCACGCGGCGCCGGCTCGACCACTGGCGAGCCCTCCACGGCGGCGACCTCCGCGGCCTCCGCGCCTGCCGGCGGCAACTGGATCCCATCGGTGTCCTGCGCCGGTTCGTCTTCCGGTTCGTCCGCGTAGATCGCCCGCCAGTCGGGGCTGACCTCGCCGTCTCTCTCCAACTGCTCGACCTCTGCAATCACCGACTCGAGATCGGTCTGCAGCGTCTCGGCGCAGATCGACGCAAGATGCGCCAGGTCGCTCTCGGCCTTGGCGCGGCCGACCTCGGCCTCAGACAACGACGACCGCACCGCGTCCAGCGTGCGTCTGGCCTCGCGAATGGCCGATTCCTGCTGCTCGCCCTGCTGCCGAACGAGCCCCACGGCTTCGTCCGCGCTCCGCACGGCCTCACGTCCGGCGTCCAGCGCGGCCAACTCGACGTCGAGGGATCGCGTGGCCTCAGAAAGCGCGTGACGCAGTCGATCCTGCTCACCGGCGATCTGCTGCTGCTCTTCGCGCCTGGCCACGAGTCGGGCTTCGATTTCCCGGCAGGCTTCCTCGAGGCGTGCGGCCTCGAGCGACACGGCCGCGGCCCGTTCGACCAGCCGTGCGTGTTCGGCCATCGCGTCTCTTACGCGCTCGCCTCGCAGCCGTGACTCGTCGCGCGCATCGAACAGACGGCGTTGGGCCGCGCCGAGTTTCTCGTCGACCAGGCGCTGCTCGTCGGCCAGGCGTACCACTGACTGTCTGGCTTCCACCTGCCTCGCATCGAGACCCGCGATCTCCTCGTCTCCGCGGCGAATGTCGAGCGCCACGACCGATCGCTTCTGATCCACGCGCTGTGCCTGCTCGGACGCCTGTGCCACTCGCAGTCCAAATTCGACGATCGCCTTTTCGTGGACGTGGACCTCGGCCGACATCGCTTCAATCGCCGCCGCCGCCGCGGTCGCACGGCGGTCGACATCGGCGAGCGTCGTGTCGAGCCTGGCGACCTGGGTGCGCTCGACCTCAAGACGTTCGCGCGTCTGCCGGATGTCGCTCTTGGTCTGGAGGATGCCCCCCTGATCGTGTTGTCCCGCCCCGCCCCACACGAGGTTCGCGCCGCGGCAGACCTCGCCGTCTCTGGTCGCCACGGGCGCGGCCGTCTGACGCGCTGCAGCGACGGCATCGGCAAACGTCCCTGCGATCCAGCCGTTGGTGACAAACGGGCGCAGGGCCCCGGCGCAGGCGCCCGACACCGAGACGACCGCGTCGAGCGGCGTGAGGCCCGGCAACGCCTCGGCGGACCTTCGCCCGCCATCAGTCGCCGGTGCCCCATCGACGACCACGAATCCGCAGCGTCCGGCGCCCCTGGTGCTGACCAGATGCAGGGCCCGTTCGGCTTCCTCGTGGGTGGGTACGACCACGAATTGAAGCGTGTCGCCCAGGCACGCTTCCACCGCGCGCTCGAAGCCAGGCTTGACGTCGAGATAGTCGGCAACCGAGCCGAGATGCCGGACTTCGCCGGCCGACTCGGCCAGCACGAGTCGCGCCGCATCACCGTACGCGGTACGGGCGGATTCAAAACGTTCGAGGGAGTCCAGCCGAGCGGCCAGACCAGCCAGTTCCTGCTCCGCCTCGCGGAGCATCTGGCCTGCACGTTCCCGTTCGGCTCGCAGGCCGGTCAGTTCGACTTCACGGGCGCTGCGCGCACGCATCACCTCATCGAGCCTGGCGCTGGCGCTGGCGAGCGACGTCGCGGCTCCGTCGTGATCGGCCTTCGCGCGCGCGGCCTCGACGTCCAGGTCGGAGGCTTCGGCGGTCCAGCGGGCGATATCACGCGACACGCGCTCACGGGCGCTGCTGGCGTTGTCGATGGCATGCTGCAGCGCGGACGCCGCACTGGCGGCGGCGAACTGCTCGCTGCGTGCCGCTTCGACATCGGCTTCGAGTCCTTCGAGCACGCCCTGCACAGCGACCTGGGCCTCGTTGGCCGCAGAGAGCGTGGCCGCTGCGGCCTCGCGGTCCTGCGCGGCGCGCTCAACTTCCTGCTGTTTGAGCGCCGCTCCTTGGGCGGCCGGTCCCCGCCGCAGGCCGAGTGTCTCGACTTCCCCCGCGATGTCGGTCGCCCGCCGGCCGAGCGCGGTGACCTGCTCCTCGTCATTCTGAATGCGCTGCTCGAGACGCCCGATCTCGACTTCGTGGGCATGCGCGGCCTCGCGCGCCGTACGGGCCGCGCTCTCCAACTGGACCAGTTCGAGGCGAAGCCGCTCGAGATCGGATTCCAGCTGCGCCAGGTGCCCTGACGCGCCGATCTCCGATTCCTTGATCTGGACGATGCGCGCTTCGGCGGACGCAATCGCCTGGGCCAGCACCCGCTGGCGCCTCGCGAGCTGCACCTTCTCCCACTGGCGCAATTGGTCGCGAAGCCGCTGGTGGCGCCGGGCCTTGGCCGCTTGTCGCTTGAGCACGCCGCGTTGCTTCTCGACCTCGAAGACGATGTCGTCGATCCGCGTGAGATTCTGCTGTGACGCATCGAGTTTCAGTTCCGCCGCCCGGCGGCGAGCCTTGTACTTGGTGACGCCAGCCGCTTCCTCGATCAGTTGACGCCGGTCTGTCGGGCGCGAACTCAGGATGAGCCCGATCTTCCCCTGCTCGATAATCGCGTAGGCCTTGGCGCCCAGCCCCGTGTCCATCAGCAGTTCGTGGACATCCCGCAACCGCACGATCTCGCCGTTGATCAGGTATTCGCTCTCGCCCGACCGGTACAGGCGGCGGGTCACCTCGACTTCGCGCACCATCGGCCGCCCGTCGTCATCGACCAGATCCGGCGTCGTGCCCGTCCCGCGATCAGGCAGGACCGGAACGCCGGCGAGCATCAACCGGACCTCGGCGGCGGCGTTCGGCTTGCGGGCATCGCTGCCGCCGAAGATCACATCTTCCATGCGGTCGCCGCGGAGGCTCTTGGCGCTCTGTTCGCCGAGCACCCACACGATCGCATCCGCGACGTTGCTTTTGCCGCAGCCGTTCGGACCGACGATCGCCGTGACGCCACGGTCGAACGACAACTCGGAACGGTCACAGAAGGATTTGAAACCGGTGATTTCCAGACGCTGCAAACGCATCGGACCGCTATTTCTCTCCAGGCGTGGACTTGACGCGGGCCATCCTGGCCAACCGCTCGGCCTCCGGGAAGAGGCCCAGGGCGAGTTGTGCCTGGGGGTCGGTGGCAATCAACTGACGCCGGGCGTCGCTGACCGTCCACAGGTTGAGATCAATCTCGTAGCGCATCATCGACTTGATGAACACGAGATCCTGGGCGAAGGCGGCTTCGTCAATCTTGATGTGCTCCGCCTGCAGGTACTGGCGGAAATCCTCGACCATCACCGCATCGACAACAAAGTCCCTGGCCACGAACTTACGGTCGTGGGAGGCCGCCGCGATGCGCGTGTCGCCCACCGCCGAAAACTTCTGCGCGTAGGACGAAAAGGTCTGCCGCGCGTACAGCGTCCGGCCGAAGCGCGATGGGTTGAATCCTTCAATCGGCCCCTCGAGGCGATGGTCGGGCTCGACGCCACCGCCGCCGTACACCTTGCGGCCCGAGTCGGTGTAGCGCAACTGCGCCGGTGCGTGCTCGCGCTCCACACTCTGGTCCTTCAGGCCGTAATTGAGGTACTCGTCGAACGTCCCG
It includes:
- a CDS encoding DUF4097 family beta strand repeat-containing protein — translated: MPHLRLFRRIVPAAFLIATAASLAACDVVINSMEGGIGGGRFRVVKDYAKTFTLGGAAGTVEIVNTSGKINVEAVDGNIVDVKAHITARGASMEAALELLKQVEMQADASQTRVRVQAKYPGSRNAVEVVYTLRVPRNVKVNLQNVNGTIDVTGVRGGLQAETTNGGVKGRDLANTVNASTTNGGLDIQMTSVGPDGVTLETTNGGIELKLPAETKATLKARSVNGGISVTDLPFEKDSDSNRRKVDGKINGGGPVLSLETVNGGVRVRQVEAGGKEGGKVGADLDRPGDRHGLKGLKALKGLHGYVG
- a CDS encoding M48 family metalloprotease is translated as MNEDKATRFHRLRRRAAIAAAGWSVLLLALLLATGWSALLRDTAHGVLESSFVPAFLVVPAIAVVYALTVALAHEAVAFPLAFFTGFILERRYGLSRQTAGEWGRDHLKALGLGLLFGGLSAGFVYLALTLWPDRWWLATTAGAVIVSLILTWLAPVVLIPLFFKVTPLQNDSLSERLNALVQRVGTGTIGIYEWRLSQKTSRANAALTGFGQTRRILLSDTLVGDYSEDEIEVILAHELSHHVSHDVWRALVLEAVVVGLGFWAGNEVLRRSIEWLGLGGVADVAGLPVLVLTAMGVSVLALPLVNAISRWHERRADQFALDITRNPAAFTSAMKRLGAGNLAEENPPAFARLFFYTHPPLGDRLDFARAWSARQMKKGSDRFSPPTPRK
- a CDS encoding pentapeptide repeat-containing protein, whose protein sequence is MLGFGILLLLLVVPPTKAQQNKEWTWEDKAGKTHTRAELDEILKKARRYSEPYLSEELVGAKLLWADLESMIWQGANLSGANLMGANLTSAFINGAHLDGTNLATAHLDGAGLEGASLRNANLVYADLRRANLRDAELSGAFLGGAKLDGANFEPKSLPELLGFATANGLEHLTYEVNPSALVQLRQQLANGGFREQQRKISYALKRREAELSRAGCTSRRLPQLNGLGQPVGPNGPPRAILWWSDSNLANCGSFILSTVFFDWTCQYGLNPGRPLSLGVLLWLICSLLYFACIHTSGETGLYRVYGPSIDENPSARQRAVRILSLGNEQTGGAQRFLRFFWHEWLLLRTSMFFSLMSAFNIGFRGFDFGRWLRLLARQEFDIKAVGWARAVAGWQSLISMCLIALWVSTYFGRPFD
- a CDS encoding BrnT family toxin → MEFEWDPIKAAANAKKHGVDFAEAMTVFSDPLEVTIPDPDHSVGEERFLSIGSSTARRLIVVAYTERAGRTRIINAREANSEERKHYESTNPAKG
- the smc gene encoding chromosome segregation protein SMC, giving the protein MRLQRLEITGFKSFCDRSELSFDRGVTAIVGPNGCGKSNVADAIVWVLGEQSAKSLRGDRMEDVIFGGSDARKPNAAAEVRLMLAGVPVLPDRGTGTTPDLVDDDGRPMVREVEVTRRLYRSGESEYLINGEIVRLRDVHELLMDTGLGAKAYAIIEQGKIGLILSSRPTDRRQLIEEAAGVTKYKARRRAAELKLDASQQNLTRIDDIVFEVEKQRGVLKRQAAKARRHQRLRDQLRQWEKVQLARRQRVLAQAIASAEARIVQIKESEIGASGHLAQLESDLERLRLELVQLESAARTAREAAHAHEVEIGRLEQRIQNDEEQVTALGRRATDIAGEVETLGLRRGPAAQGAALKQQEVERAAQDREAAAATLSAANEAQVAVQGVLEGLEADVEAARSEQFAAASAASALQHAIDNASSARERVSRDIARWTAEASDLDVEAARAKADHDGAATSLASASARLDEVMRARSAREVELTGLRAERERAGQMLREAEQELAGLAARLDSLERFESARTAYGDAARLVLAESAGEVRHLGSVADYLDVKPGFERAVEACLGDTLQFVVVPTHEEAERALHLVSTRGAGRCGFVVVDGAPATDGGRRSAEALPGLTPLDAVVSVSGACAGALRPFVTNGWIAGTFADAVAAARQTAAPVATRDGEVCRGANLVWGGAGQHDQGGILQTKSDIRQTRERLEVERTQVARLDTTLADVDRRATAAAAAIEAMSAEVHVHEKAIVEFGLRVAQASEQAQRVDQKRSVVALDIRRGDEEIAGLDARQVEARQSVVRLADEQRLVDEKLGAAQRRLFDARDESRLRGERVRDAMAEHARLVERAAAVSLEAARLEEACREIEARLVARREEQQQIAGEQDRLRHALSEATRSLDVELAALDAGREAVRSADEAVGLVRQQGEQQESAIREARRTLDAVRSSLSEAEVGRAKAESDLAHLASICAETLQTDLESVIAEVEQLERDGEVSPDWRAIYADEPEDEPAQDTDGIQLPPAGAEAAEVAAVEGSPVVEPAPRALTPEDAITELKRKIDKLGPVNMMAIEQYDELESRHGFLTTQRKDLVDSIASTGEAIKKIDHTTRERFREAFDAINLHFQEMFASLFSGGRAGLTLLDEDDILESGIEIIAQPPGKRLQNVQLLSGGEKALTAISLMFAIFRYKPSPFCVLDEIDAPLDDANTGRFLDMLRAMQADTQFILITHNRKTMEIADRLYGVTMEEPGVSKLISVKLN